One window of Camarhynchus parvulus unplaced genomic scaffold, STF_HiC, whole genome shotgun sequence genomic DNA carries:
- the LOC115916723 gene encoding nascent polypeptide-associated complex subunit alpha, muscle-specific form-like gives MAQKSLRHPNLLRCLGGCRERPLLLVWEYCQLGDLKRYLRAQRGQGGAGGGAGGGAVGGAVGGASPPAPPPPRDLGTLQRLALEVTRGLRHLHRHGFVHSDLALRNVLLTSELTERIGDYGLGPAHYREDYYVTPGRALVPLRWVAPELVTKGPRGTLRVAPRQSPESNVWALGVTLWELLEWGAQPLPHLSDLQLLGRLRRRRAPELPRGGRCRRHGSPSCSRAACRPPSAPRWSSSTPACPRCWPVPKRPQRRRLGTSRCHHHHHNQQRRPCRRRRRRSRCWTRCRTPGRADGDAGRGGGLPSKCLWERGRCRRGGGTDDVPKLSPPGVLPVLGARSPSGASEFFVRLEEHGAAMTSAVTSSAAAVTSSEATKEPPAVAALSPPEWGRGRTLGREWSLREERPALGQERSMLGQEWTLTQERSSLSQERSSLGQERSSLSQEWTLTQERSSLGQERSLTQDRSLLGQDRSSLGQNWTLTQDHSSLGQDQSTLGQDRTLTQDQTLTQERSSLGQERTLTHERSLLGQERSSLTEHQTLTQDRSSLTQDQSLLTQDRSSTQERSSLGQERTLSPLSLELAPWGQNRTSLAQDRSPLGQEWSLAQDRTLPGQERSTAQGTSPLSLEMTPWGRGRTLTQDRSPLGQDRTLTQDRSSLGHDRSPLGQDRTLTQDRSSLGHDRSSLGQERSLSPLSLDLAPWGQHWTSLTQDRSPLGQDRSTAQGTSPLTLEMTPWGQGRTLTQDRSLLGQDGSLSPLSPETAPWGQNWTSLGQERSTAQGTSPLSLEMTSTGTRPDIDPRPVTVDPRLVIIDPRPVTVDPRLVIIDPRPATVEPRPVTVGSRPDTGPEPVIVDPGPVTVGSEPVIEPRPDIVDPGPVTVGSGPAIVGSGPDIEPRPVIDDPRSVINQRPVIVGSRPVIVGPRLNIDPRPVIVGSRPVIVGPRLNIDPRPVIVGSRLDIGPRPVIVGSRPVTIGSEPDIDPRPDIGPRPDIGPRPVTVGSRWVIVTFVTRGGTLGTKPDIDPRPDIDPRPDIDPRPVIVGSRPDTDPGAAPGAPQDVAVVTGGGTLGTRDGPFDPGHVPKATRAVPKVTRTVPKATRDATKATRAVPKATGTVPKATRDATKATRSVPKATRAVPKATRSVPKATRDATKATRDATKATRSVPKATRAVPKATGTVPKATRSVPKATRDATKATGHVSKATGHVPKATRDATKATGTVPKATRSVPKATRDATKATGHVSKATGHVPKATRTVPKATRDVPKATRDATKATRSWGPPWGHPRGPPGWHHRGGVSPNVPRGVPKGVPDVPNVPKWVPDVPKGVPDVPKGVPNVPNVTKSVPKSVPKEEPQVPNEVPKEGQGVPEETPRGGPEHVPKMPRGGPENVRKCPRGDSGSRPQKCPRNAPRWPRKCPQSPPGGPQKGPQNTPRWPRKCPQKATKCPQKCPRGGTWRCPQNATKSPHKCPQKCPKKATKCPQKCPRGHPQKRLQKTSKCPQKTSKCPQKSKMAPKSHEMSPKTSPVGSLEHSETSPETSPETSPKILKMSPKMSPEMDPEMSANHLETAPKMSPEMSPKNLETVPKNLEMSPKTSPRNFPDHPKMAPETAPKNLEMSPEKPRNVPKNPEMSPKNLEMSPENPEMSPENPEMSPITSPEMSPKRPETAPNLRGGGGAETPGVTPPPQVTSELSPGVSQVSPGVTPGVSQTPGLSPGVSPPPQVSPGVSQVCQERLQVSLTEGVSRHLLRPRAGGVATAGGVAKAEGAAKPVGGTEAAEGRGQAGGVAAGGGGGGGATEGAARGPAPTPRESSAEIRAKASRLSLPLPPLALRPLPPRWGGPDAARGAPDEPDEDAEDAEEAPDAEGASPGPVPLVVSTWSGRGLRGLLKPPRRPPEVGLSSNRKRKAVSFFDDVTVHLFDQETPTNELSGQSGPEGAPAAAVAPPEGLAAVEN, from the exons GGCCCTGGGCGTGACCctgtgggagctcctggagtggggggctcagcccctcccccacctgtcggacctgcagctcctggggcgGCTGCGGCGGCGCCGAGCGCCGGAACTGCCCCGCGGGGGGCGCTGCCGGCGGCATG gttCGCCCTCCTGCAGTCGTGCCGCTTGCCGCCCGCCCAGCGCCCCACGCTGGAGCAGCTCCACGCCCGCCTGTCCTCGCTGCTGGCCTGTCCCCAAACGTCCCCAACGCCGCCGCCTGGGGACATCCCggtgccaccaccaccaccacaaccAGCAGCGCCGCCCGTGCCGCCGCCGGCGTCGCCGTTCCCGCTGCTGGACGCGCTGCCGGACGCCGGGACGTGCTGACGGTGACGCAGGACGCGGGGGCGGCCTGCCCTCGAAGTGCCTCTGGGAGCGCGGCCGGTGTCgccgcggcggcggcaccgACGAcgtccccaagctgtccccgCCGGGGGTGCTGCCCGTGCTGGGGGCTCGGAGCCCCTCGGGCGCGTCGGAGTTCTTCGTGCGGTTGGAGGAGCACGGGGCGGCGATGACGTCAGCGGTGACGTCATCGGCGGCGGCGGTGACGTCATCGGAGGCGACCAAAGAGCCGCCCGCGGTGGCGGCGTTGTCACCCCCGGAGTGGGGGAGGGGACGGACGTTGGGTCGGGAGTGGTCGTTGAGGGAAGAGCGGCCAGCGTTGGGTCAAGAGAGGTCAATGTTGGGTCAAGAGTGGACATTGACCCAAGAGCGGTCATCGTTGAGCCAAGAGCGGTCATCGTTGGGTCAAGAGCGGTCATCGTTGAGCCAAGAGTGGACATTGACCCAAGAGCGGTCATCGTTGGGTCAAGAGCGGTCATTGACCCAGGACCGGTCATTGTTGGGTCAAGATCGGTCATCGTTGGGTCAAAACTGGACATTGACCCAAGACCACTCATCGCTGGGTCAAGATCAGTCAACATTGGGTCAAGACCGGACATTGACCCAAGACCAGACATTGACCCAAGAGCGGTCATCATTGGGTCAAGAGCGGACATTGACCCACGAACGGTCATTGTTGGGTCAAGAGCGGTCATCATTGACCGAACACCAGACATTGACCCAAGACCGGTCATCGTTGACCCAGGACCAATCATTGTTGACCCAGGACCGGTCATCAACCCAAGAGCGGTCATCATTGGGTCAAGAGCGGACATTGTCACCGCTGTCACTGGAGTTGGCACCTTGGGGACAAAACCGGACATCACTGGCTCAAGACCGGTCACCGTTGGGTCAAGAGTGGTCATTGGCCCAAGACCGGACATTGCCGGGTCAAGAAAGGTCAACGGCCCAAGGGACGTCGCCGTTGTCCCTTGAGATGACCCCGTGGGGACGAGGCCGGACATTGACCCAAGACAGGTCACCATTGGGTCAGGACCGGACATTGACCCAGGACAGGTCATCGTTGGGTCACGATCGGTCACCATTGGGTCAGGACCGGACATTGACCCAGGACAGGTCATCGTTGGGTCACGATCGGTCATCCTTGGGTCAAGAGCGGtcattgtcaccattgtcactGGACTTGGCACCTTGGGGACAACATTGGACATCGTTGACCCAAGACCGGTCACCGTTGGGTCAAGACCGGTCAACGGCCCAAGGGACGTCGCCATTGACCCTTGAGATGACCCCGTGGGGTCAGGGCCGGACGTTGACCCAAGACCGGTCACTGTTGGGTCAAGATGGGTCATTGTCACCTTTGTCACCAGAGACGGCACCTTGGGGACAAAACTGGACATCGTTGGGTCAAGAAAGGTCAACGGCCCAAGGGACGTCGCCATTGTCACTGGAAATGACCAGCACGGGGACAAGGCCGGACATTGACCCAAGACCGGTCACCGTTGACCCAAGATTGGTCATCATTGACCCAAGACCGGTCACCGTTGACCCAAGATTGGTCATCATTGACCCAAGACCGGCCACCGTTGAGCCAAGACCAGTCACTGTTGGTTCAAGACCGGACACTGGCCCTGAACCGGTCATCGTTGACCCAGGACCGGTCACTGTTGGGTCAGAACCGGTCATTGAGCCAAGACCGGACATTGTTGACCCAGGACCGGTCACTGTTGGGTCCGGACCGGCCATCGTTGGGTCAGGACCGGACATTGAGCCAAGACCGGTCATCGATGACCCAAGATCGGTCATTAACCAAAGACCGGTCATCGTTGGGTCAAGACCGGTCATTGTTGGCCCAAGACTCAACATTGACCCAAGACCGGTCATCGTTGGGTCAAGACCGGTCATTGTTGGCCCAAGACTCAACATTGACCCAAGACCGGTCATCGTTGGGTCAAGACTGGACATTGGCCCAAGACCGGTCATCGTTGGGTCAAGACCGGTCACCATTGGGTCAGAACCAGACATTGACCCAAGACCGGACATTGGCCCAAGACCGGACATTGGCCCAAGACCGGTCACCGTTGGGTCAAGATGGGTCATCGTCACCTTTGTCACCAGAGGTGGCACCTTGGGGACAAAACCGGACATTGACCCCAGACCGGACATTGACCCCAGACCGGACATTGACCCCAGACCGGTCATCGTTGGGTCAAGACCGGACACTGACCCCGGAGccgcccccggtgccccccaggACGTCGCCGTTGTCACCGGCGGTGGCACCTTGGGGACGAGGGACGGCCCCTTTGACCCCGgccatgtccccaaggccaccagagctgtccccaaggTCACCAGaactgtccccaaggccaccagaGATGCCACCAAGGccaccagagctgtccccaaggccaccggaactgtccccaaggccaccagaGATGCCACCAAGGCCACCAgaagtgtccccaaggccaccagagctgtccccaaggccaccagaagtgtccccaaggccaccagaGATGCCACCAAGGCCACCAGAGATGCCACCAAGGCCACTAgaagtgtccccaaggccaccagagctgtccccaaggccaccggaactgtccccaaggccaccagaagtgtccccaaggccaccagaGATGCCACCAAGGCCACCGGACATGTCTCCAAGGCCACCGGAcatgtccccaaggccaccagaGATGCCACCAAGGCCACCGGaactgtccccaaggccaccagaagtgtccccaaggccaccagaGATGCCACCAAGGCCACCGGACATGTCTCCAAGGCCACCGGAcatgtccccaaggccaccagaACTGTCCCTAAGGCCACCAGagatgtccccaaggccaccagaGATGCCACCAAGGCCACCAGAAGCTGGGGacccccttggggacacccccggggacCCCCTGGGTGGCACCACAGGGGgggggtgtccccaaatgtccccagaggGGTCCCCAAGGGGGTCCCCgatgtcccaaatgtccccaagtgggtccccgatgtccccaagggggtccccgatgtccccaagggggtgcccaatgtcccaaatgtcaCCAAAAGTGTCCCCAAAAGTGTCCCCAAGGAGGAGCCCCAAGTCCCCAATGAGGTCCCCAAGGAGGGCCAGGGGGTCCCCGAGGAAACGCCGCGAGGTGGCCCCGAACatgtccccaaaatgccccGAGGTGGCCCCGAAAATGTCCGAAAATGTCCCCGAGGCGACAGCGGGAGCcgtccccaaaaatgtccccgAAACGCCCCGAGGTGGCCCcgaaaatgtccccaaagtcctCCAGGGGGTCCCCAAAAAGGTCCCCAAAACACCCCGAGGTGGCCCcgaaaatgtccccaaaaagccacgaaatgtccccaaaaatgtccccgAGGAGGCACCTGGAGATGTCCCCAAAATGCCACGAAATCTCCCcacaaatgtccccaaaaatgtcccaaaaaagCCAcgaaatgtccccaaaaatgtccccgAGGGCATCCCCAAAAACGGCTCCAAAAAACCTcgaaatgtccccaaaaaacctcgaaatgtccccaaaaat caaaaatggctcCAAAAAGCCAcgaaatgtccccaaaaacgTCCCCAGTGGGGTCCCTGGAACATTCCGAGACATCCCCGGAAACGTCGCCAGAAAcgtccccaaaaatcctcaaaatgtccccaaaaatgtctcCAGAAATGGATCCAGAAATGTCCGCAAACCACCTGGAGACggccccaaaaatgtccccggaaatgtccccaaaaaacCTCGAAACGGTCCCAAAAAACCTcgaaatgtccccaaaaacaTCCCCGAGGAACTTCCCGGACCATCCCAAGATGGCCCCAGAAACGGCCCCAAAAAACCTCGAAATGTCCCCCGAAAAACCccgaaatgtccccaaaaaccccgaaatgtccccaaaaaacCTCGAAATGTCCCCAGAAAACCCCGAAATGTCCCCAGAAAACCCCGAAATGTCCCCAATAACGTCCccagaaatgtccccaaaaaggCCCGAAACGGCCCCAAATCTGCGCGGTGGGGGTGGGGCGGAgaccccaggtgtgaccccgCCCCCCCAGGTGACCTCGGAGCTGTCCCCCGGTGTGTcgcaggtgtccccaggtgtgaccccaggtgtgtcccagacCCCGGGGCTGTctccag gtgtgtccccgcccccccaggtgtccccaggtgtgtcccaggtgtgccaggagcGCCTCCAGGTGTCCCTGACCGAGGGCGTCTCGCGCCACCTCCTGCGGCCCCGCGCGGGGGGCGTGGCCACGGCAGGGGGCGTGGCCAAGGCAGAGGGCGCGGCCAAACCAGTGGGCGGGACCGAGGCAGCGGAGGGGCGTGGCCAGGCTGGGGGCGTGGccgcaggaggaggaggaggaggcggagcCACCGAGGGAGCcgcgcgcggccccgcccccaccccCCGGGAGAGCAGCGCCGAGATCcgag ccAAGGCCTCCCGCCTctcgctgccgctgccgcctcTGGCCCtgcggccgctcccgccgcgctGGGGCGGCCCCGACGCGGCCCGGGGAGCTCCGGACGAGCCCGACGAGGACGCGGAGGACGCGGAGGAAGCTCCGGACGCCGAGGGGGCCTCACCGGGGCCGGTCCCGCTCGTGGTTTCCACCTGGAGCGGCCGCGGCCTCCGCGGCCTCCTGAAACCTCCGCGGCGCCCGCCGGAAGTGGGACTGAGCTCCAACCGGAAGCGCAAGGCTGTGTCCTTCTTCGATGACGTCACCGTGCACCTCTTCGATCAG GAGACGCCGACCAACGAGTTGAGCGGCCAGAGCGGCCCCGAGggggccccggcggcggcggtggcgccCCCTGAGGGCCTGG CCGCCGTGGAGAACTGA